The Streptomyces achromogenes genome window below encodes:
- a CDS encoding TauD/TfdA family dioxygenase: protein MTATTDHGVPAPAGAATPTFSEIALPDAVRDALGEQLRGLPDPNVDIDRSSARLLQIFATLPTELLQQVLDFGRHIDTPGVSLVSNLPVDPVMPDTPSDGGPSAEKRSFVAEGVLLGLSGLLGEPMGVLTEKAGQLIHDVIPVAGGSRTQTNQGSEVFLNFHSDIMHDVIGRYDVANPDFLVLSCLRADHEGVAGTYYADARDVSAALPPEILETLRSPLFRLNAPGSYVRDVAGGLDVLSEPVPLISGHTDYPEIAISANGVHPLTSGARAAMDTLQTVCGEVAHSVRLRPGQALLINNRKGVHARSTFAARYDGRDRWLQRTYVRRSLWNVRYRVTEDNRRVHY, encoded by the coding sequence ATGACCGCCACCACCGACCACGGTGTGCCCGCCCCGGCCGGCGCCGCCACACCGACCTTCAGTGAGATCGCCCTGCCCGACGCGGTACGGGACGCACTCGGCGAACAGCTGCGCGGCCTGCCCGATCCGAACGTCGACATCGACCGCTCGTCCGCCCGGCTGCTGCAGATCTTCGCGACGCTGCCGACCGAACTGCTGCAACAGGTCCTGGACTTCGGCCGGCACATCGACACACCGGGAGTCAGCCTCGTCAGCAACCTTCCGGTGGACCCGGTGATGCCGGACACGCCGTCCGACGGCGGACCCAGCGCCGAGAAGCGGTCGTTCGTCGCCGAGGGCGTACTGCTCGGGCTCAGTGGTCTGCTCGGGGAGCCGATGGGGGTGCTGACGGAGAAGGCGGGACAGCTGATCCACGACGTCATCCCCGTCGCCGGGGGCTCACGGACCCAGACGAACCAGGGTTCCGAGGTCTTCCTCAACTTCCACAGCGACATCATGCACGACGTGATCGGCCGTTACGACGTCGCCAACCCCGACTTCCTGGTGCTGTCCTGCCTGCGTGCCGACCACGAGGGCGTCGCCGGCACCTACTACGCCGACGCCCGTGACGTGTCGGCCGCGCTCCCGCCCGAGATCCTGGAGACACTGCGCAGTCCGCTGTTCCGGCTCAACGCCCCGGGCAGCTACGTCCGCGACGTCGCCGGCGGCCTGGACGTGCTGTCGGAGCCGGTGCCGCTGATCAGCGGTCACACCGACTATCCCGAGATCGCGATCTCCGCCAACGGGGTGCACCCGCTGACCAGCGGAGCCCGCGCGGCGATGGACACCCTGCAGACGGTGTGCGGCGAGGTCGCGCACAGTGTCAGGCTGCGCCCCGGGCAGGCCCTGCTCATCAACAACCGCAAGGGGGTGCACGCGCGATCCACGTTCGCCGCCCGCTACGACGGCAGGGACCGCTGGCTGCAGCGGACCTACGTGCGCCGCAGCCTGTGGAACGTGCGCTACCGGGTCACCGAGGACAACCGCCGGGTGCACTACTGA
- a CDS encoding cupin domain-containing protein yields the protein MSVVTRSAVPAASPQKREVTVLRDVFDPVGLDALPWERWEEPGRAGVDVHRLYLTDGPDPGAAMITRMAPGAHGDLHEHLGHEVILVLEGELLNDNGDCYRTGDLVVERPGSVHQVSTETGCTVLGVRHAPTRLVT from the coding sequence ATGTCCGTCGTCACCCGTTCCGCCGTCCCCGCCGCCTCGCCCCAGAAGCGCGAAGTGACCGTCCTGCGCGACGTCTTCGACCCCGTCGGACTGGACGCCCTGCCCTGGGAGCGCTGGGAGGAACCCGGTCGCGCCGGCGTCGACGTGCACCGCCTCTACCTGACCGACGGCCCCGACCCGGGCGCCGCGATGATCACCCGCATGGCTCCCGGGGCCCACGGCGACCTGCACGAACACCTGGGCCACGAGGTGATCCTCGTTCTGGAAGGGGAGCTCCTCAACGACAACGGCGACTGCTACCGCACCGGCGACCTCGTCGTCGAGCGGCCCGGGAGCGTCCACCAGGTCAGCACGGAGACCGGCTGCACCGTGCTCGGCGTCCGGCACGCGCCGACCCGCCTCGTGACCTGA
- a CDS encoding transporter substrate-binding domain-containing protein, which translates to MTITPTLDAVRERGALRAVVSRGIRGLSLCGDDNRWCGLDTDVARAVAAAAVGDGEAVEWVPSDPADRLTRLVGGEAELTVANVSWTLGREASLPVLFTGVTCYDGEGFLVPADSGVTRPEQLAGRRVAVQAGTTSAANLAAWYGGRGLAVEPVAHATPAETLAAYAAGECAAYVLDRVALAGERAALDDPAAHRILDEAISREPMAAAVRDGDPAWFRLCRWVQLLLVSAEQHVVEVGERDKALAQVAETAGAHGPAVGLDHDWAARVLAAVGTYAEVYDRNLGPATGLDVPRGLNELFTRGGLQYAVPLH; encoded by the coding sequence GTGACCATCACTCCCACTCTTGACGCGGTGCGGGAACGCGGTGCCCTGCGCGCCGTGGTGAGCCGCGGAATCCGCGGGTTGTCCCTGTGCGGTGACGACAACCGCTGGTGCGGACTGGACACCGACGTCGCCCGGGCCGTGGCCGCCGCTGCGGTGGGCGACGGTGAGGCGGTCGAGTGGGTTCCGTCCGACCCCGCGGACCGGTTGACGCGGCTCGTCGGGGGCGAAGCGGAACTGACCGTCGCCAACGTGAGCTGGACGCTGGGCCGCGAGGCGTCCCTGCCCGTGCTGTTCACCGGCGTCACCTGCTACGACGGTGAGGGGTTCCTCGTGCCCGCCGACAGTGGCGTGACCCGGCCCGAGCAGCTGGCGGGGCGGCGGGTGGCCGTGCAGGCGGGTACGACCAGCGCGGCCAACCTGGCGGCCTGGTACGGCGGTCGGGGTCTCGCCGTCGAGCCGGTCGCCCATGCCACGCCGGCCGAGACGCTCGCGGCGTACGCGGCGGGTGAGTGCGCCGCGTACGTCCTGGACCGGGTCGCGCTGGCCGGGGAGCGGGCGGCGCTCGACGACCCGGCGGCGCACCGGATCCTCGACGAGGCGATCTCCCGCGAGCCGATGGCGGCCGCCGTGCGCGACGGTGATCCGGCCTGGTTCCGGCTGTGCCGATGGGTGCAGCTGCTGCTGGTCTCCGCCGAGCAGCACGTCGTCGAGGTGGGCGAGCGGGACAAGGCGCTGGCCCAGGTCGCCGAGACGGCGGGCGCCCATGGGCCGGCCGTCGGCCTCGACCACGACTGGGCGGCCCGTGTGCTGGCCGCCGTCGGCACCTACGCGGAGGTGTACGACCGCAACCTCGGGCCGGCCACGGGTCTGGACGTGCCGCGAGGGCTCAACGAACTGTTCACGCGAGGCGGTCTGCAGTACGCCGTCCCCCTCCACTGA
- the leuC gene encoding 3-isopropylmalate dehydratase large subunit produces MGRTLAQKTWDAHVVRHSGDGDDLLYIDLQLLHEVNTPQAFDRLRAAGRTVRRPDLTVGTEDHNTPTLALDRVIKDREGRRQAELMRSNCAEFGIPLHRFGDRDQGIVHVIAPELGLVRPGMTVVCCDSHTTTLGAFGALAFGIGSSQVEHVLATQTLPMRPLRQMSVTVDGVLPTGVSAKDLVLALIAEVGTAGGQGHVIEYRGEAVRALSMEARMTLCNMSVEAGSRAGTVAPDETTFAYLARCPGMPRGAEWEREVAYWRALAGDADARFDKAVTLDARTLSPYVSWGTNPAQSVPLDGRVPAPCDFAPGTQRDAARRALAYMDLEPGTALRDVAVDTVFLGSCTNGRIEDLRAAADVLRGRKVADGLHMMIVPGSARVRRQAVEEGLDRVFAEAGADFRAGAGCSMCAALNEDRLLPGQRAASTNNRNFEGRQGRGSRTHIVSPAVAAATAVTGRLSSPTDL; encoded by the coding sequence ATGGGAAGGACACTGGCGCAGAAGACGTGGGACGCCCATGTCGTGCGGCACTCCGGTGACGGCGACGATCTGCTGTACATCGATCTGCAGCTGCTGCACGAGGTGAACACGCCCCAGGCGTTCGACCGGCTGCGCGCGGCGGGCCGTACCGTACGCCGCCCGGACCTGACCGTGGGCACCGAGGACCACAACACCCCGACGCTGGCGCTGGACCGGGTCATCAAGGATCGTGAGGGCCGCCGGCAGGCGGAGCTGATGCGCTCCAACTGTGCCGAGTTCGGGATTCCGCTGCACCGCTTCGGGGACCGGGACCAGGGCATCGTGCATGTCATCGCGCCCGAACTGGGTCTGGTGCGGCCGGGGATGACGGTGGTGTGCTGCGACTCGCACACCACCACGCTCGGCGCGTTCGGCGCCCTGGCGTTCGGCATCGGGTCGAGTCAGGTCGAGCATGTGCTGGCCACCCAGACGCTGCCGATGCGGCCGCTCCGGCAGATGTCCGTGACCGTGGACGGTGTCCTCCCGACGGGCGTGAGCGCCAAGGACCTGGTTCTCGCGCTGATCGCCGAGGTGGGCACGGCGGGCGGGCAGGGGCACGTCATCGAGTACCGCGGCGAGGCGGTGCGGGCGCTCTCGATGGAGGCGCGGATGACCTTGTGCAACATGTCGGTGGAGGCCGGGTCGCGTGCCGGGACGGTCGCGCCGGACGAGACGACCTTCGCCTACCTCGCCCGCTGCCCGGGGATGCCGCGCGGGGCCGAATGGGAGCGGGAGGTCGCGTACTGGCGTGCGCTGGCCGGTGACGCGGACGCCCGCTTCGACAAGGCCGTCACCCTGGACGCGCGCACCCTGAGTCCGTACGTGTCGTGGGGCACCAATCCCGCGCAGAGCGTGCCGCTGGACGGGCGGGTGCCCGCGCCCTGCGACTTCGCGCCGGGCACGCAGCGGGACGCGGCACGACGGGCGCTGGCCTACATGGATCTCGAGCCGGGGACGGCGCTGCGGGACGTCGCCGTGGACACCGTGTTCCTCGGGTCGTGCACCAACGGCCGTATCGAGGACCTGCGGGCCGCCGCGGACGTCCTGCGGGGCCGGAAGGTGGCGGACGGCCTGCACATGATGATCGTGCCCGGGTCGGCGCGGGTGCGGCGGCAGGCCGTCGAGGAGGGCCTGGACCGGGTGTTCGCCGAGGCGGGCGCCGACTTCCGGGCAGGCGCGGGCTGTTCGATGTGCGCGGCTCTCAACGAGGACCGGCTGCTGCCGGGGCAGCGCGCCGCCTCCACCAACAACCGCAACTTCGAGGGGCGGCAGGGCCGCGGGTCGCGCACCCACATCGTGTCGCCCGCGGTGGCCGCGGCCACCGCGGTCACCGGACGCCTGTCCTCCCCCACCGACCTGTGA
- a CDS encoding DMT family transporter produces the protein MSTDTRPANPETKGAIELTLAMVLSGTLGVFVIESGASPFNVVFFRCLFGTATLGLYCLARGFFKNHGFTPKKLGLAALGGVFIVFNWAFLFESYEDTSISVATVVYHTQPFYVMLLGAVLFRDKLTAAKFGWLGVAFVGLILVAGVSAADLTGSGDSAYLAGLGYALLAAVFYGISTVITKRVTGVRPHLVALVQLVLGIFLLLPFTQLGEMKGLGGDWGWLVGLGVIHTCVMYVLMYSAYQKLPTPKIAVLAFVYPAVAMLMDWAVYGHSVSLLQALGIPLIVAASLGINLGWSFAGRRAPVAPVEEPAPAAGAVAASRTEIKTGGTR, from the coding sequence ATGAGTACTGACACCCGGCCGGCGAACCCGGAGACGAAGGGAGCGATCGAGCTGACCCTCGCCATGGTGCTCTCCGGCACCCTCGGCGTCTTCGTCATCGAGTCCGGCGCGTCGCCCTTCAACGTGGTCTTCTTCCGCTGCCTGTTCGGCACGGCCACGCTCGGCCTCTACTGCCTGGCGCGCGGCTTCTTCAAGAACCACGGCTTCACCCCGAAGAAGCTGGGCCTGGCCGCCCTGGGCGGTGTCTTCATCGTCTTCAACTGGGCGTTCCTCTTCGAGTCCTACGAGGACACCTCCATCTCGGTGGCGACCGTCGTCTACCACACGCAGCCGTTCTACGTGATGCTGCTCGGCGCCGTGCTGTTCCGGGACAAGCTGACGGCCGCGAAGTTCGGCTGGCTGGGTGTGGCGTTCGTCGGTCTGATCCTGGTGGCGGGGGTGTCCGCGGCCGACCTGACCGGCAGCGGGGACAGCGCCTACCTGGCGGGCCTCGGATACGCGCTGCTGGCCGCGGTGTTCTACGGGATCTCGACGGTCATCACCAAGCGGGTCACCGGGGTGCGGCCGCATCTGGTCGCGCTGGTGCAGCTGGTGCTGGGCATCTTCCTGCTGCTGCCGTTCACCCAGCTGGGCGAGATGAAGGGGCTCGGCGGCGACTGGGGCTGGCTGGTGGGCCTCGGAGTGATCCACACCTGCGTGATGTACGTCCTGATGTACTCCGCGTACCAGAAGCTGCCGACCCCGAAGATCGCCGTCCTGGCGTTCGTGTACCCGGCGGTCGCGATGCTCATGGACTGGGCGGTGTACGGGCACAGCGTGAGTCTGCTGCAGGCCCTGGGCATCCCGCTGATCGTGGCGGCGAGCCTGGGCATCAACCTCGGCTGGTCCTTCGCCGGCCGCCGGGCGCCCGTCGCACCCGTCGAGGAGCCCGCACCGGCCGCCGGTGCGGTGGCCGCGTCCAGGACCGAGATCAAGACCGGAGGCACTCGATGA
- a CDS encoding aspartate-semialdehyde dehydrogenase, producing the protein MTLVTDPTAPRIAIVGATGAVGNTLIELIEQRGLRYRDIRLVASARSAGTELSVDGVAYPVHAVEEFDFAGVDLAFFSAGTEASEQWVPRATAAGAVVIDNTIAFRMDPDTPLVVPQVNAHLLDARPRSGVIANPNCSTIPLVRLLDGVERRYGVRQAVVSTYQAASGLGHPGVEELREASRATLDHPEEVYPGKEFSPSLAFNVIPKIDRFLDSGFTLEEQKMLQESRKILGLPHLDVTTTCVRVPVVNGHSEAVWIETQGVVDRAELVELLAALPEVTVHDRRSPHEFPTPATIDDPYRVHVGRVRVNPNNPRAFWLWLVADNLTIGAALNAVQIAEELIARGTL; encoded by the coding sequence ATGACCCTCGTGACCGACCCCACGGCTCCGCGCATCGCGATCGTCGGCGCCACCGGCGCCGTGGGCAACACCCTGATCGAACTGATCGAACAGCGGGGCCTGCGCTACCGCGACATCCGGTTGGTGGCGTCGGCGCGCTCGGCCGGCACGGAGCTGAGCGTGGACGGCGTGGCCTACCCGGTGCACGCGGTGGAGGAGTTCGACTTCGCCGGAGTCGACCTGGCCTTCTTCTCCGCCGGCACCGAGGCCAGTGAGCAGTGGGTGCCCAGGGCCACCGCGGCCGGCGCCGTCGTCATCGACAACACGATCGCCTTCCGCATGGACCCCGACACCCCGCTGGTGGTGCCGCAGGTCAACGCCCATCTGCTGGACGCCCGTCCGAGGTCCGGTGTGATCGCCAACCCGAACTGCTCGACGATCCCGCTGGTGCGCCTGCTGGACGGGGTCGAGCGGCGTTACGGCGTACGCCAGGCCGTGGTCAGCACCTACCAGGCGGCTTCGGGGCTCGGGCATCCCGGTGTCGAGGAACTGAGGGAGGCCAGCCGCGCGACGCTGGACCATCCCGAAGAGGTGTATCCCGGCAAGGAGTTCTCGCCGTCGCTCGCCTTCAACGTCATTCCCAAGATCGACCGGTTCCTGGACTCGGGCTTCACGCTGGAGGAGCAGAAGATGCTCCAGGAGTCCCGCAAGATCCTCGGCCTGCCTCATCTGGACGTGACCACCACGTGTGTGCGGGTGCCGGTCGTCAACGGCCATTCGGAGGCCGTGTGGATCGAGACGCAGGGTGTCGTGGACCGGGCCGAGCTGGTGGAGCTGCTCGCCGCGCTGCCCGAGGTGACGGTGCACGACCGCCGGTCGCCGCACGAGTTCCCCACTCCCGCCACGATCGACGACCCGTACCGGGTGCACGTCGGCCGGGTCCGGGTGAACCCGAACAACCCGCGGGCCTTCTGGCTGTGGCTGGTCGCCGACAACCTCACCATCGGCGCGGCGCTGAACGCCGTCCAGATCGCCGAGGAGCTCATAGCCCGGGGGACCCTGTGA
- a CDS encoding LysR family transcriptional regulator: protein MKLNQCAAFVAIADTGTFTNAARALGVSQSAVSHAIAGLESELGVTLMVRDRSGVELTDAGRRALEPARGVVAQADRVRRAVRGTDAEPEGTLRIGTSQSFAARLLPALMSELHMRYPRLRIELREGGDAQIAQWLRTRGIDLGIVSLPKRGLVTAPLLQDEMFAVLPVHHPLSPRPELRIAELAGEPFLMPVGGVETMVRAAFRTAGLEPEVTHQVRDINALLAMVSAGLGTTVIPWLALPPALPEVRLVPLSPAVVRHLGIGTRPGAEESPVVGAFVHAARTLALRSDWRRLPVAV, encoded by the coding sequence GTGAAGCTCAACCAGTGCGCGGCGTTCGTCGCGATCGCCGACACCGGAACGTTCACCAACGCCGCGCGTGCGCTGGGCGTCAGTCAGTCCGCCGTCAGTCACGCCATCGCCGGCCTGGAGAGCGAGCTGGGGGTGACGCTGATGGTGCGGGACCGCTCCGGCGTGGAACTCACCGATGCCGGACGCCGTGCCCTGGAGCCCGCGCGGGGCGTGGTGGCGCAGGCGGACCGGGTGCGACGGGCGGTGCGCGGCACGGACGCCGAACCCGAGGGCACCTTGCGGATCGGCACCAGTCAGAGTTTCGCGGCACGGCTGCTTCCGGCGCTGATGTCGGAGCTGCACATGCGATATCCGCGCCTGCGGATCGAGTTGCGTGAGGGCGGCGACGCGCAGATCGCCCAGTGGCTGCGCACCCGCGGCATCGATCTCGGCATCGTGTCGCTGCCCAAGCGGGGCCTGGTCACTGCGCCGTTGCTGCAGGACGAGATGTTCGCGGTGCTGCCGGTGCACCATCCGCTGTCCCCCCGGCCGGAGTTGCGCATCGCCGAGCTGGCCGGGGAGCCGTTCCTGATGCCGGTGGGCGGGGTCGAGACGATGGTCCGCGCCGCGTTCCGCACGGCCGGTCTCGAGCCCGAGGTCACCCATCAGGTGCGGGACATCAACGCGCTGCTCGCGATGGTCTCCGCCGGGCTCGGCACGACCGTCATTCCCTGGCTGGCCCTGCCGCCCGCGCTGCCGGAGGTGCGGCTGGTGCCGCTGTCCCCGGCGGTGGTACGGCACCTGGGCATCGGTACGCGTCCGGGCGCCGAGGAGTCCCCGGTGGTGGGGGCGTTCGTGCACGCGGCGCGCACCCTGGCGCTGCGCAGCGACTGGAGGAGGCTTCCCGTTGCCGTGTAG
- the leuD gene encoding 3-isopropylmalate dehydratase small subunit, with protein MEKFTVHTGTAVPLRRTDVDTDQIIPARFCASTRRTGHADALFADWRAGSGFVLDRPERAGASVLVAGQDFGTGSSREYAVWALRDFGFRAVLAPRFGDIFRGNALMNGLLTVVVPAETVERLWELTENDPRIGVTVDLERREVRCAGLVQAFDIDPEVRRRLLGGLDAIADTLRHEADIARYEAGRRPALPVTRPAVTVAS; from the coding sequence ATGGAGAAGTTCACCGTGCACACCGGGACGGCCGTCCCACTGCGCCGCACCGACGTCGACACCGACCAGATCATCCCCGCCCGGTTCTGCGCGAGCACCCGCCGCACCGGGCACGCGGACGCGCTGTTCGCCGACTGGCGGGCCGGTTCCGGCTTCGTCCTGGACCGGCCCGAGCGGGCGGGCGCCAGCGTTCTGGTGGCCGGTCAGGACTTCGGCACGGGTTCGTCGCGCGAGTACGCCGTATGGGCCTTGCGGGACTTCGGGTTCCGGGCCGTTCTCGCCCCTCGCTTCGGTGACATCTTCCGTGGCAACGCGCTGATGAACGGCCTGCTCACGGTCGTCGTGCCGGCGGAGACGGTGGAGCGGCTGTGGGAGCTGACGGAGAACGATCCGCGCATCGGGGTCACCGTCGACCTGGAGCGCCGGGAGGTGCGGTGCGCCGGCCTCGTCCAGGCCTTCGACATCGACCCGGAAGTACGGCGCAGGCTGCTGGGCGGCCTGGACGCCATCGCCGACACCCTGCGGCACGAGGCGGACATCGCCCGCTACGAGGCCGGACGCCGGCCCGCGCTGCCGGTGACGCGCCCCGCGGTGACGGTGGCGTCGTGA
- a CDS encoding amino acid kinase family protein translates to MTRPPLDPSQRPPAVVKFGGSSFRTLAAYGQLAEALSRRVEEENTRLVVVVSGRPGETEQFRDRLSKVNPHPEDETVAGLLTLADTVGAQLLATALHRQGRSSTVLAGHQLGLTTDSSFMWARLEHTDPEPLRSAVRAHDVVVVPGGQAADKEGRPTWLGKNSSDLSAVAVAAAVGSPRCEIHSDVDGIYSSDPHLISGSRLLSEVSYNTAALMSLYGAKVLHRRAVRLAQRNRIEIVCRYNRPPFPAGSVIGSAGSSVAAVVLNQRSAALRYETEELADRAYTAFHGANIDVVRLTAGPLVAVTGGFVDLPEFQRRNGLTPGEYAGVPVTAVRGSQVVTQLAADEEDALHLTQRLHDHVNRPGAGTDPNAPLLELQGV, encoded by the coding sequence GTGACGCGACCGCCGCTGGACCCCTCGCAGCGGCCGCCCGCGGTGGTGAAGTTCGGGGGGTCCAGTTTTCGGACCCTGGCGGCGTACGGGCAACTCGCCGAGGCGCTGTCCCGGCGGGTCGAGGAGGAGAACACCCGCCTGGTGGTCGTGGTGAGCGGCCGGCCCGGTGAGACCGAGCAGTTCCGGGACCGTCTGAGCAAGGTGAACCCGCATCCCGAGGACGAGACCGTCGCCGGCCTGCTGACCCTGGCCGACACGGTGGGCGCTCAGTTGCTGGCGACGGCTCTGCACCGGCAGGGCCGTAGCTCCACGGTGCTGGCGGGGCACCAGCTGGGGCTCACCACCGACTCCTCGTTCATGTGGGCCCGCCTGGAGCACACCGATCCTGAGCCGCTGCGCTCGGCCGTGCGTGCGCACGACGTGGTGGTGGTGCCGGGCGGCCAGGCCGCCGACAAGGAGGGCCGGCCGACCTGGCTGGGCAAGAACAGTTCGGATCTGTCGGCGGTGGCCGTCGCGGCGGCGGTCGGTTCACCGCGCTGCGAGATCCATTCGGACGTCGACGGCATCTACAGTTCCGACCCGCATCTGATCAGCGGATCGCGGCTGCTGAGCGAGGTCTCGTACAACACGGCGGCGCTGATGTCGTTGTACGGCGCGAAGGTGCTGCACCGCCGGGCGGTGCGGCTGGCGCAGCGCAACCGGATCGAGATCGTCTGCCGTTACAACAGGCCGCCGTTCCCCGCGGGTTCGGTCATCGGCAGCGCCGGATCCTCGGTGGCGGCGGTGGTGCTCAACCAGCGTTCGGCGGCTCTGCGTTACGAGACGGAGGAGCTGGCCGACCGCGCGTACACGGCCTTCCACGGCGCCAACATCGACGTGGTACGTCTGACGGCGGGGCCGCTGGTCGCGGTCACCGGGGGTTTCGTGGACCTGCCGGAGTTCCAGCGGCGCAACGGTCTGACGCCCGGCGAGTACGCCGGGGTGCCGGTGACCGCGGTGCGCGGCAGCCAGGTGGTGACCCAGCTGGCGGCCGACGAGGAGGACGCGCTGCATCTGACGCAGCGTCTGCACGACCACGTGAACCGTCCCGGCGCGGGCACCGATCCGAACGCGCCACTGCTCGAGCTGCAAGGAGTGTGA